A region from the Deinococcus sp. KSM4-11 genome encodes:
- a CDS encoding phenylacetic acid degradation protein translates to MTHSHPDTQWPRWEVFKQDAPGRPHQAVGSVHAGDPQHALLTARNVFVRRPAAVSLWAVRESDILTATPEELILNPAVLETPGDVGTYHVGVKRTNKRSMTFVDLSGTVQADSPGDALRQAQVMHPEVLAWMVFPEAAVARTAEDDGTVDSWFAPAKDKTYKQQSSYGVIGRHVGELKRSGLMPRQVNEEPHVGDQKVYDHPHAAGRDTDDKDKP, encoded by the coding sequence ATGACCCACTCCCACCCCGATACCCAGTGGCCGCGCTGGGAGGTGTTCAAGCAGGACGCGCCGGGCCGCCCTCACCAGGCGGTGGGCAGCGTACATGCCGGTGACCCGCAGCACGCCCTGCTCACGGCACGGAACGTGTTCGTGCGGCGTCCGGCCGCCGTGAGCCTGTGGGCGGTGCGCGAATCGGACATCCTGACCGCCACACCGGAGGAACTGATCCTGAATCCCGCCGTGCTGGAGACGCCCGGAGACGTCGGCACTTACCACGTGGGCGTGAAGCGCACCAACAAGCGCAGCATGACCTTCGTGGATCTCAGCGGCACCGTGCAGGCGGACAGTCCCGGCGACGCGCTCCGGCAGGCGCAGGTCATGCACCCCGAGGTGCTGGCGTGGATGGTCTTTCCGGAAGCTGCCGTGGCCCGCACTGCCGAGGACGACGGCACCGTCGACAGCTGGTTCGCCCCGGCGAAGGACAAGACCTACAAGCAGCAGTCGTCCTACGGCGTGATCGGCCGGCACGTGGGGGAACTCAAGCGCTCCGGCCTGATGCCGCGGCAGGTGAACGAGGAACCCCATGTGGGCGACCAGAAGGTGTACGACCACCCGCACGCTGCCGGCCGCGACACCGACGACAAGGACAAGCCATGA
- the paaC gene encoding 1,2-phenylacetyl-CoA epoxidase subunit PaaC has protein sequence MTSAIPLTEAQRTALLLKLTVLADDEIILAHRGGEWTGHAPILEEDIALANIAQDELGHAGLYLTLSQHLGGSDPDQVAYWRGPDDYLNTRLVELPRGDWAFTMLRQFLYDTFEALWLEAATRSTFAPLSEIAAKAVREEKFHLQHTALWVERLALGTEESARRTQAALNELWPYAAQLFQPVEGEEDLTAAGILPDLSAVQARWHDLVARHLQDKCGLPLPATTGAGAGRDTHTEHLAPLLEEMQSVARAYPDAESW, from the coding sequence ATGACCTCCGCTATACCTCTGACCGAGGCCCAGCGCACCGCCCTGCTTCTGAAACTCACTGTCCTGGCCGACGACGAGATCATCCTCGCGCACCGGGGTGGCGAATGGACGGGGCACGCGCCCATCCTCGAAGAGGACATCGCCCTGGCGAACATCGCGCAGGACGAACTCGGCCATGCGGGCCTGTACCTGACCCTGTCGCAGCACCTGGGCGGCAGCGACCCCGATCAGGTGGCGTACTGGCGCGGCCCGGACGACTACCTGAACACCCGGCTGGTGGAACTCCCCAGGGGCGACTGGGCGTTCACGATGCTCCGGCAGTTCCTGTACGACACCTTCGAGGCCCTGTGGCTGGAAGCGGCCACCCGCAGTACCTTTGCTCCCCTGTCCGAGATCGCCGCGAAGGCGGTGCGTGAGGAGAAATTCCACCTGCAACACACGGCCCTGTGGGTGGAACGCCTGGCGCTGGGCACCGAGGAAAGCGCCCGCCGCACCCAGGCGGCCCTGAACGAACTGTGGCCGTACGCAGCGCAGCTCTTCCAGCCCGTCGAGGGTGAGGAGGACCTGACTGCGGCGGGCATTCTCCCCGACCTGAGTGCCGTCCAGGCCCGCTGGCACGACCTCGTGGCCCGTCACCTGCAAGACAAATGCGGCCTGCCCCTGCCCGCCACCACCGGAGCTGGTGCCGGCCGCGATACGCATACCGAACACCTCGCCCCGCTGCTGGAGGAAATGCAGAGCGTGGCCCGGGCCTACCCGGACGCGGAGAGCTGGTGA
- the paaD gene encoding 1,2-phenylacetyl-CoA epoxidase subunit PaaD, whose protein sequence is MRPPQVPAVEPASHTLQPPAIWAALARIPDPEIPVVSITDMGMVRHVSVDGGRVSVTFTPTFSGCPALYVIRESIEQAVRALGVADVTVLSTLTPPWTTDWINEAARERLREYGIAPPAPAEPDLIQLEAEPTRCPRCGSLNVRMTASFGPTLCKRLYVCDSCREPFEGFKSV, encoded by the coding sequence GTGAGGCCGCCACAGGTTCCAGCGGTCGAGCCTGCCAGCCACACGCTTCAGCCCCCGGCCATCTGGGCCGCCCTGGCCCGGATTCCCGATCCGGAAATTCCCGTGGTGTCCATCACGGACATGGGCATGGTGCGGCACGTGAGCGTGGACGGCGGGCGGGTGAGCGTGACGTTCACGCCGACCTTCAGCGGGTGTCCGGCGCTGTACGTCATCCGGGAGAGCATCGAGCAGGCCGTGCGCGCCCTGGGCGTGGCCGACGTGACGGTGCTGAGCACCCTGACGCCCCCGTGGACGACCGACTGGATCAACGAAGCGGCTCGTGAACGCCTGCGCGAGTACGGCATCGCGCCCCCCGCGCCCGCCGAGCCTGACCTGATTCAACTGGAGGCCGAACCCACCCGCTGCCCCCGCTGCGGCTCCCTGAACGTCCGGATGACTGCCAGCTTCGGCCCGACACTGTGCAAACGCCTGTATGTCTGCGACAGCTGTCGGGAACCGTTCGAGGGCTTCAAGAGCGTCTGA
- a CDS encoding acyltransferase family protein produces the protein MHDGTSIPKYQPHVDGLRAVAVTAVILFHAHAPLFQGGYLGVDVFFVISGFLITSNIAGQVAQGRFSLRDFYLRRARRILPALLLVLLCSCGAAYAILTPSQLRDFEHTVLANLVFASNFLFAEQTDYFSAPAELKPLIHTWSLAVEEQFYLLYPAILLLAARRRWRPAVVVGVLGALSLGAGLLWRTHFPSATFYLMPTRAWEMATGALAALLVLQAGPRLEAIRRGAGAWFLLGLTLMVVALLFPATFPDVFSVAAVLGAALVIVAGRFTPWSSLLSARPVVLVGLMSYSLYLWHQPVFAFLRAYVPAPLTTTQHGLAILATVLLSYASWRFVERPFRSARAVPVRPLLGSLAGGAALLAGFSLAAQFTQGLPARLNPAARMALAAETDVSPRHDSCSSTLLRPLPLERACTYPQADGHADVLLAGDSHAGALAYSLGQVLGARRSNVRSLLLYGCAPLLLDSPRFNPQERQCVRYQRRLIEYIRRSDARSVVLFNRWSAYFAGPYTNPQGGVETADGPGNFYRSGVGAEEMTRSYVDLIGQILASGKTVVLVYPVPDMGWNVPTTLYKNAAFGFHTEVMVRTSDYLARNAQVIRAFDALTSPGLRRVRPADLLCQADGGQTCVSSLGGQIMYYDDDHLTLHGAARLSHMILAQLPAPAAP, from the coding sequence ATGCATGACGGAACTTCGATACCGAAGTACCAGCCTCATGTAGATGGCCTGAGGGCCGTTGCCGTTACAGCTGTGATCCTCTTTCATGCCCACGCGCCCCTATTTCAGGGCGGGTACCTGGGGGTGGATGTCTTTTTCGTCATCAGCGGTTTTCTGATCACGTCGAATATCGCCGGCCAGGTCGCTCAGGGCCGCTTCTCGCTGCGTGATTTCTATCTCCGTCGGGCGCGCCGCATCCTGCCTGCGCTGCTGCTGGTGCTGCTGTGTTCCTGCGGGGCGGCGTACGCCATCCTTACCCCCTCGCAGCTGAGAGACTTCGAGCATACGGTTCTGGCGAACCTGGTGTTCGCCTCCAACTTCCTCTTCGCCGAGCAGACAGATTATTTCTCCGCTCCGGCAGAACTCAAACCCCTGATCCACACCTGGAGCCTGGCGGTCGAGGAACAGTTCTACCTGCTGTATCCGGCCATTCTCCTGCTGGCCGCGAGGCGGCGCTGGCGCCCGGCGGTGGTGGTCGGCGTGTTGGGCGCCCTGAGCTTGGGCGCTGGTCTGCTGTGGCGCACTCACTTCCCCAGCGCCACGTTCTACCTGATGCCGACGCGGGCCTGGGAGATGGCCACCGGCGCTTTGGCGGCCCTGCTGGTTCTGCAAGCCGGCCCTCGACTGGAGGCCATCAGGCGCGGCGCTGGGGCGTGGTTCCTGCTGGGCTTGACCCTGATGGTCGTGGCGCTGCTCTTCCCGGCTACTTTTCCGGACGTGTTCAGTGTGGCTGCGGTGCTGGGGGCGGCTCTGGTGATTGTCGCCGGCCGCTTCACGCCGTGGTCGTCGCTTCTCTCGGCCCGGCCGGTCGTCCTGGTCGGCCTGATGAGTTACAGCCTGTACCTGTGGCACCAGCCGGTGTTTGCCTTCCTGCGGGCCTATGTCCCGGCCCCGCTCACCACCACCCAGCACGGGCTGGCCATCCTGGCAACGGTGCTGCTCTCGTACGCGTCGTGGCGCTTCGTCGAGCGGCCGTTCCGCAGTGCGCGGGCCGTGCCGGTGCGGCCCCTGCTGGGCAGTCTCGCGGGCGGGGCGGCGCTGCTGGCCGGCTTTTCCCTGGCCGCGCAGTTCACGCAGGGCCTGCCCGCCCGGCTGAATCCGGCCGCCCGCATGGCGCTGGCCGCCGAAACGGACGTCTCTCCCAGGCACGACTCGTGCAGTTCCACCCTGCTTCGCCCCCTGCCCCTGGAGCGTGCCTGCACCTATCCCCAAGCCGACGGGCACGCCGACGTCCTGCTGGCGGGCGATTCCCACGCTGGCGCCCTGGCCTACAGCCTCGGTCAGGTGCTCGGTGCCCGCCGGTCGAACGTGCGCAGTCTGCTGCTGTACGGCTGTGCTCCCCTGCTGCTCGACAGTCCCCGGTTCAACCCGCAGGAGCGCCAGTGTGTCCGCTACCAGCGGAGGCTCATCGAGTACATCCGCCGCAGTGACGCGCGCAGCGTGGTGCTGTTCAACCGCTGGAGTGCCTACTTCGCCGGGCCGTACACCAACCCGCAGGGCGGCGTGGAGACGGCCGACGGCCCCGGGAATTTCTACCGCAGTGGCGTCGGCGCTGAAGAGATGACCCGCTCGTACGTCGATCTGATCGGGCAGATTCTCGCGTCCGGCAAGACGGTGGTGCTGGTCTATCCGGTGCCGGACATGGGCTGGAACGTTCCCACCACGCTGTACAAGAACGCGGCCTTCGGGTTTCATACCGAGGTCATGGTGCGCACCAGCGACTACCTCGCCCGGAACGCCCAGGTCATCCGCGCCTTCGACGCCCTGACCAGCCCGGGGCTGCGCCGGGTGCGCCCCGCCGACCTGCTGTGTCAGGCTGACGGCGGCCAGACCTGCGTTTCCAGCCTGGGCGGTCAGATCATGTATTACGACGACGACCACCTGACCCTTCACGGCGCGGCGCGCCTGTCCCACATGATCCTGGCCCAGCTCCCAGCTCCGGCGGCGCCCTGA